A stretch of Chloracidobacterium validum DNA encodes these proteins:
- a CDS encoding ChaN family lipoprotein, which translates to MRERRGRWRHYGLAAWGLILWLGLGGAMAQVTGQEAPAYRLYKPDGQPATLDDLVSALARAEVVFIGESHDDAGAHALQLDLLRAAYARYGADGAVEKRQIVLSLEMFERDVQLVLDEYLAGLIPESQFLACSRPWNNYQSDYRPLVEFAKAHRLPVVAANAPRRYVNLVGREGRDALARLSKTARSFLPPLPYGLASAEYEAKFQRLMTELHGSAGGDGERRRPNLSRMLDSQSLWDASMAHAIAEALAASPQPLVLHVNGRFHSEEGMGIPEHLAAYRKGTRMLSVTVVADAGDPEAFDVARFGKLGDFVALSVKPRS; encoded by the coding sequence ATGCGTGAACGTCGGGGAAGGTGGCGTCACTACGGCTTGGCGGCGTGGGGCCTCATCCTTTGGCTTGGTTTGGGAGGCGCGATGGCACAGGTTACCGGGCAAGAGGCACCGGCGTATCGGCTGTACAAGCCGGACGGACAGCCGGCGACATTGGATGACTTGGTCAGTGCGCTGGCGCGGGCCGAAGTGGTGTTCATCGGCGAATCGCACGATGATGCTGGGGCGCATGCCCTGCAACTCGACCTGCTGCGCGCGGCTTATGCGCGCTACGGCGCGGACGGAGCGGTGGAAAAGCGTCAAATCGTTCTCTCCCTGGAGATGTTCGAGCGCGATGTTCAGCTTGTTTTGGACGAGTACTTGGCGGGTCTGATTCCTGAGTCGCAATTTCTGGCGTGCAGCCGGCCGTGGAACAACTACCAGAGCGACTACCGCCCATTGGTTGAGTTTGCCAAGGCGCACCGCCTTCCGGTGGTGGCGGCCAATGCCCCGCGCCGTTACGTGAACTTGGTCGGACGCGAGGGACGCGACGCGCTGGCGAGGCTATCGAAAACGGCGCGGTCATTTTTGCCACCGCTCCCGTACGGCTTGGCTTCGGCCGAGTATGAAGCCAAGTTCCAGCGTCTGATGACTGAGCTGCACGGCTCGGCCGGCGGAGACGGGGAGCGGCGCAGGCCCAACCTTTCGCGCATGCTCGATTCGCAGTCCCTGTGGGATGCTTCCATGGCGCACGCCATCGCCGAGGCGCTGGCCGCGTCGCCGCAGCCGCTCGTGCTCCACGTCAACGGGCGCTTCCACAGTGAGGAAGGCATGGGGATTCCAGAGCATCTGGCTGCATATCGCAAGGGAACGCGCATGCTCTCGGTGACGGTCGTGGCAGATGCTGGCGATCCGGAAGCTTTTGATGTCGCGCGGTTTGGCAAGCTGGGTGACTTCGTGGCGCTCAGTGTCAAGCCGCGTTCCTGA
- a CDS encoding alpha/beta hydrolase, with the protein MKPVSICAWWWLVVLVLGLGPEAQAATDNLNPTGSMEYGVFRSDSLGRDVPYAVSLPPSYATSPERRYPLVIFLHGMFNDERDWEARGVQAALDAARAKGQVGDFIVAIPRGENSFYINAKQGDRYEDAIVRDFLPFVEKRYRTLGTRQGRLIAGISMGGYGALLIAFKHPSLFAGVAAHCAAIFTEVPRPPQSADDRIGLWRYGLATKLYGDPPDAEFFEAHSPLAVARARADAIRTLNIYFDVGSEDRYRFDIGNQRLHETLDAVRVPHEFTLATGGHGWAFLVARSEAAFGFCWRTLAPSVSPGSAKSRRK; encoded by the coding sequence ATGAAGCCGGTTTCAATCTGTGCCTGGTGGTGGCTCGTGGTCTTGGTCCTCGGGTTGGGGCCAGAGGCGCAGGCCGCCACGGATAACCTCAACCCGACGGGTTCGATGGAATACGGCGTGTTTCGCTCGGACAGTCTCGGCCGCGATGTTCCCTACGCGGTGTCGTTGCCGCCGTCCTACGCGACATCCCCGGAGCGGCGCTACCCGCTGGTGATTTTTCTCCATGGGATGTTCAACGACGAGCGGGATTGGGAAGCGCGGGGCGTCCAGGCGGCGCTGGATGCGGCGCGCGCCAAGGGGCAGGTCGGCGACTTCATCGTGGCCATCCCGCGCGGCGAGAATAGCTTTTACATCAATGCGAAACAGGGCGACCGCTATGAAGACGCCATCGTGCGGGACTTCCTGCCGTTCGTCGAAAAACGCTACCGGACGCTTGGAACGCGCCAGGGCCGTCTGATTGCCGGTATCTCGATGGGTGGTTATGGGGCCCTGCTGATTGCCTTCAAGCATCCATCGCTGTTTGCCGGGGTGGCGGCACACTGCGCGGCCATCTTTACCGAAGTGCCCCGTCCGCCCCAGTCGGCGGATGACCGCATCGGACTGTGGCGCTATGGCCTGGCGACAAAGCTGTATGGCGATCCGCCTGACGCGGAATTTTTTGAAGCCCACAGTCCGCTGGCGGTGGCGCGGGCGCGCGCCGACGCCATTCGGACGCTCAACATCTATTTCGATGTCGGCTCCGAGGATCGGTACCGCTTTGACATTGGCAACCAACGGTTGCATGAAACGCTCGATGCCGTCCGCGTGCCACATGAGTTTACGTTGGCGACCGGGGGCCACGGGTGGGCCTTTCTGGTGGCGCGCAGTGAAGCGGCGTTCGGCTTCTGCTGGCGGACGCTGGCGCCATCCGTTTCGCCTGGGTCGGCAAAGTCGAGAAGGAAATAG
- a CDS encoding carboxymuconolactone decarboxylase family protein gives MPDANEPLIPTAGNAPTNSYSMLEPRMKKVYGAYYKELYYTPERRVLDPKIQELISIAASLVAKCEGCLDGHMKKALELGATKEEISETICIAAAINAAAMIDLSDRCAERLNLNHFPSTPAAASSSAS, from the coding sequence ATGCCTGACGCCAATGAGCCATTGATTCCGACAGCCGGCAACGCCCCGACCAACTCCTATTCGATGCTCGAACCGCGCATGAAAAAAGTCTATGGCGCGTACTACAAAGAGCTGTACTACACGCCGGAACGGCGCGTCCTCGACCCTAAAATCCAGGAACTCATCTCGATTGCGGCGTCATTGGTCGCCAAGTGCGAAGGTTGTCTGGACGGCCACATGAAAAAAGCCCTGGAGCTTGGGGCAACCAAGGAAGAGATCAGCGAAACGATTTGCATTGCCGCCGCCATCAATGCCGCCGCCATGATTGATTTGTCGGATCGCTGCGCCGAACGGCTCAACCTCAACCACTTTCCCAGCACGCCGGCGGCCGCCAGTTCAAGCGCGTCATGA
- a CDS encoding MFS transporter, giving the protein MTLPSSRETVAYWAVCLLILAALVDSQVIGAIAPSIAAGLGASKSAVAQSAAVYSLANAATAFWLGGPGRAMRPTRGLLLASLLAFAAALVAALAPNLWVFYLARAIAGFSGGLVSALAIAALANASTYAARGAQMSGVAVSYFLAPVIGVPLGAFLVGRFGWTSAFWFAAISVAVAGWLVMRFPLPEPALVGPSSGPPANVVRDLWRMATRSRSTRLAILGAAFVSGGLVAFSAFLGTWLSDAFRADEFRIGLMFGVTGLGAVIGGFVGGKLADRYGKRRVAVTASLWMALGLLLTPTFAWTWGLYFVVAFAALCAAVRVAPIQALTSELVAPHERPAFIALRNGFSQLGIVAAVAVAGLAYRNGGFLAVAAVCAAMTLAAWACLRGLDDPQMGRASGDLPKPQFWWFVFRRGLAWVLVLGLGFPYLVSVAITKARTRPDERSRTDTPTTLGAQYESVTFESAGIPLTGWYLPARTHQVTLVLTHGLFRSRYEMLERGVALWKLGYGVLLYEVRRHGQSRGEFSTVGYVERRDVRAAVEFVRRRAPSDRIVLLGVSMGAAASLLAAAETSEVAAVISDSSFRSFRDAVASDLRYLGLPRWPVAPLLTYTTAWRMGFAVDDFDLERAAGRIAAPILFIGGDRDQRMPVETTLEPLYRAARHPAKRKLVIAGAAHGEAYLVAQQRYVEAIDGFIRQALMLP; this is encoded by the coding sequence ATGACGCTTCCCAGTAGCCGTGAGACCGTGGCTTACTGGGCAGTCTGCCTCCTCATCCTCGCGGCGCTGGTGGATTCCCAAGTGATCGGGGCCATTGCGCCCAGCATTGCGGCCGGACTTGGGGCTTCCAAATCGGCCGTGGCGCAGAGCGCCGCCGTGTATTCACTGGCCAACGCCGCGACAGCCTTTTGGTTAGGGGGGCCGGGACGCGCCATGCGGCCAACCCGCGGCTTGCTATTGGCTTCGCTCCTGGCTTTCGCCGCTGCCCTAGTGGCCGCGCTCGCGCCAAACCTGTGGGTATTTTACCTGGCCCGCGCCATCGCCGGGTTTTCTGGGGGGCTGGTCTCGGCGTTGGCCATCGCCGCTCTGGCCAATGCTTCGACCTATGCCGCGCGGGGGGCGCAGATGAGCGGGGTGGCGGTGAGTTACTTCCTGGCGCCGGTTATTGGCGTTCCGCTGGGCGCTTTCCTGGTCGGACGCTTTGGCTGGACATCAGCCTTCTGGTTCGCGGCAATTTCGGTTGCCGTGGCTGGGTGGTTGGTCATGCGGTTTCCCCTGCCGGAGCCGGCGCTGGTTGGCCCCTCATCCGGCCCGCCTGCCAATGTGGTGCGCGACCTCTGGCGCATGGCGACCCGCTCACGTTCAACCCGTCTAGCGATTCTGGGCGCGGCTTTCGTCTCGGGTGGGCTGGTTGCCTTCTCGGCGTTTTTGGGAACGTGGCTTTCCGACGCCTTCCGGGCCGATGAGTTTCGCATAGGTCTGATGTTCGGCGTGACGGGCCTTGGGGCCGTCATTGGGGGTTTTGTCGGGGGCAAGCTGGCCGACCGCTATGGCAAGCGGCGGGTGGCCGTTACAGCCAGCCTCTGGATGGCTCTGGGCTTACTCCTTACACCGACATTTGCCTGGACGTGGGGGCTCTACTTCGTGGTAGCTTTTGCGGCGCTGTGTGCGGCGGTGCGCGTCGCGCCCATTCAGGCACTGACCAGCGAACTGGTCGCGCCGCACGAGCGCCCAGCCTTTATTGCCTTGCGCAATGGTTTCTCGCAGTTGGGGATTGTCGCCGCCGTAGCGGTCGCCGGCCTGGCTTATCGAAATGGCGGCTTCCTGGCGGTGGCTGCTGTCTGCGCTGCTATGACCCTGGCTGCCTGGGCCTGTTTGCGTGGCCTCGATGACCCGCAGATGGGGCGGGCGTCGGGCGACCTCCCCAAGCCCCAATTCTGGTGGTTTGTCTTCCGTCGCGGCCTAGCCTGGGTGCTCGTGCTTGGACTTGGTTTCCCCTACTTGGTCAGTGTGGCCATAACCAAAGCGCGCACGCGCCCGGATGAACGCAGCCGAACAGATACACCAACCACACTGGGTGCGCAGTATGAAAGCGTGACATTTGAGTCGGCTGGCATTCCGCTCACCGGATGGTATTTACCGGCGCGCACGCATCAGGTCACGCTGGTGCTGACCCACGGCTTGTTTCGCTCACGCTATGAAATGCTCGAGCGGGGGGTGGCACTCTGGAAGCTGGGGTATGGCGTCTTGTTGTACGAGGTGCGTCGCCATGGGCAAAGCCGAGGGGAGTTTTCAACCGTTGGCTACGTTGAACGCCGGGATGTACGTGCCGCCGTTGAATTTGTTCGTCGGCGCGCGCCCAGTGATCGGATTGTGTTGCTGGGGGTTTCGATGGGTGCCGCCGCCAGCTTGCTAGCGGCGGCTGAAACCTCGGAAGTGGCTGCCGTCATCAGTGACAGCAGCTTTCGCTCGTTCCGCGACGCGGTGGCCAGCGACCTCCGCTATTTGGGGCTGCCCCGGTGGCCGGTTGCGCCCCTCTTGACCTACACCACCGCCTGGCGGATGGGCTTTGCCGTAGATGACTTCGATCTCGAACGCGCTGCCGGACGTATTGCCGCACCAATCTTGTTTATTGGGGGCGACCGCGACCAGCGCATGCCGGTTGAAACGACCCTTGAACCCCTTTACCGTGCCGCCCGTCACCCGGCAAAACGCAAGCTGGTGATTGCGGGGGCCGCCCACGGCGAAGCGTACTTGGTAGCCCAGCAGCGATATGTAGAAGCTATTGACGGCTTCATTCGGCAAGCACTCATGCTACCGTAG
- a CDS encoding cation-translocating P-type ATPase, with protein sequence MQQADSVTTNALPTTPWHALSTQDVYARLATTANGLTPEEVTARQQQYGRNLLPSKPPPRLWLVILHQFTNSLIYILLVAGIVALAIGDFKDAAFIFGVVILNAVIGTYQEWRAEQNAYALQSLLEIRSRVRRNGEVLSVSAEDLVPGDIVLLESGDKVAADLRLTQVANLGVDEALLTGESMPITKSVAPLAETTPVSDRLNMVFAGSLVVTGRGTGVVAETATRTEVGRIAQSLIEVASAKPPLLVRMERFSHQVGLIILGCSTLLGAVSIWQGLPVREVFLVMVGLAVAAIPEGLPIALTVALSIATARMAQRRVIARRLVAVESLGSCTVIASDKTGTLTLNEQTAQTLLLPDGMRFEASGQGYRGEGQVSPAGGGTLETNQRDRLLRLGRAAILCNEGALTRTADGWRHSGDAMDVALLALGHKLGLSPEAERQAHPLLVEVPFESERRYAAVAYRAGDQPRVAVKGAVEAVAGFCRTMDTARGDQPLDLDHVARQADALAAEGYRVLAIADGVVETTPGTPADLETISGLTLIGLVGFIDPLRPEVKDAVAQARRAGVKVLMITGDHPLTALAIARDLDLAQTTAETITGKELAAIPREQLQDWLRDHPRVRVFARVTPDQKLAIVDALVALGEVVAVTGDGVNDAPALNRANIGVAMGSGTDVAKEAAQIIVTDDNFASIVAGIEEGRYAYANIRKVTWFLISTGTASLILIGGTVALALPMPLSAVQWLWLNLVTNGIQDVALAFEGGEAGAMRQPPRNPNEGIFDRRMITRVLLGGVTMAILCFGLWVYLMQVGVEVTAARNILLAFFVLIQFFYVLTCRSETESAFSISWRRNPVLIGGALVALAIHILSMNWSVTQSVLRVEPLSMDKWLGLGAMATIVFIVMETYKRWQRLAQERVRTQEAAITT encoded by the coding sequence ATGCAGCAGGCTGATTCGGTAACGACCAATGCCCTACCAACCACCCCGTGGCATGCACTTTCAACGCAAGACGTTTACGCCCGCCTGGCGACGACCGCCAACGGGCTGACCCCGGAAGAAGTCACCGCTCGCCAACAGCAATACGGGCGCAACCTCTTGCCGTCCAAGCCACCACCCAGGCTCTGGCTGGTCATTCTGCACCAGTTCACGAACTCGCTCATCTACATTTTGCTCGTGGCCGGGATCGTTGCCCTGGCGATTGGCGATTTCAAGGACGCCGCGTTCATCTTTGGGGTTGTCATTCTCAATGCCGTCATCGGAACCTATCAGGAATGGCGGGCCGAGCAAAATGCTTACGCGCTCCAGAGCCTGCTTGAAATTCGCTCACGGGTCCGGCGCAACGGCGAGGTGCTGTCGGTTTCCGCCGAAGACCTCGTGCCGGGCGACATCGTTTTGCTGGAGTCCGGCGACAAGGTGGCCGCCGACTTGCGCTTGACCCAGGTTGCCAACCTTGGCGTGGATGAAGCCCTGCTCACGGGCGAATCCATGCCGATCACCAAGTCAGTCGCGCCACTGGCGGAAACGACGCCCGTGAGTGACCGGCTCAACATGGTCTTTGCCGGCTCGCTGGTCGTCACCGGACGCGGCACTGGCGTCGTGGCGGAGACCGCCACCCGAACGGAAGTCGGACGCATCGCACAATCGCTGATTGAAGTCGCCAGCGCCAAGCCGCCCTTGCTCGTCCGCATGGAACGCTTCTCGCATCAGGTCGGCCTCATCATTCTTGGGTGCTCCACACTCCTCGGCGCCGTGTCAATCTGGCAAGGGCTGCCTGTCCGGGAAGTTTTTCTGGTCATGGTCGGACTGGCGGTAGCCGCCATTCCTGAAGGACTTCCCATCGCGTTGACCGTGGCGCTTTCCATTGCCACGGCGCGCATGGCGCAGCGCCGGGTCATTGCGCGGCGGTTGGTTGCCGTCGAAAGCCTTGGGAGTTGCACCGTCATTGCCAGCGACAAAACCGGGACGCTGACGCTCAATGAACAAACCGCGCAGACCCTCCTCCTGCCGGATGGGATGCGCTTTGAGGCCAGCGGACAAGGCTACCGCGGCGAAGGGCAGGTCAGTCCGGCCGGCGGCGGCACGCTGGAGACAAACCAACGCGACCGCCTGCTGCGCTTGGGACGGGCCGCCATCCTCTGCAACGAAGGCGCGCTGACACGCACGGCGGATGGTTGGCGGCACAGCGGCGATGCGATGGACGTGGCACTGCTGGCGCTCGGCCACAAACTGGGCCTGTCGCCGGAGGCCGAACGTCAGGCCCACCCGCTACTGGTGGAAGTCCCGTTTGAATCGGAACGCCGTTACGCCGCCGTTGCCTACCGTGCCGGTGACCAACCGCGCGTTGCGGTCAAGGGCGCGGTCGAGGCCGTCGCCGGTTTCTGCCGGACGATGGACACGGCGCGCGGAGACCAGCCGCTTGACCTGGACCATGTGGCGCGGCAGGCCGATGCGTTGGCGGCCGAAGGTTACCGGGTGCTGGCAATTGCCGATGGCGTAGTCGAAACGACCCCAGGCACGCCCGCTGACCTTGAAACGATCAGCGGACTCACCTTGATTGGGTTGGTCGGTTTCATCGATCCGCTCCGGCCGGAAGTGAAAGACGCTGTGGCGCAAGCCCGGCGCGCTGGCGTCAAGGTGCTCATGATCACTGGCGATCATCCACTGACGGCATTGGCGATTGCGCGAGACCTTGACTTGGCGCAGACCACAGCCGAGACCATCACCGGCAAGGAACTGGCGGCCATTCCCCGCGAACAACTCCAGGACTGGCTTAGAGACCACCCGCGCGTACGGGTGTTTGCCCGCGTGACGCCCGATCAAAAACTGGCCATCGTGGATGCACTCGTGGCGCTCGGTGAAGTCGTCGCCGTCACTGGCGATGGCGTGAATGACGCGCCGGCGCTCAACCGCGCCAACATTGGCGTGGCGATGGGTTCAGGCACGGATGTCGCCAAGGAAGCGGCCCAAATCATCGTCACCGACGACAACTTTGCCTCGATTGTGGCCGGTATCGAGGAAGGCCGCTATGCTTACGCCAACATCCGCAAAGTGACTTGGTTTCTGATTTCAACTGGCACGGCGTCGCTCATCCTCATTGGCGGCACGGTCGCGCTGGCGCTCCCCATGCCGCTTTCGGCCGTGCAGTGGCTGTGGCTCAATCTGGTCACGAACGGCATCCAGGATGTGGCCCTCGCCTTTGAAGGTGGCGAAGCCGGCGCGATGCGCCAACCGCCGCGCAACCCGAATGAAGGCATTTTCGACCGGCGGATGATCACCCGCGTCCTGCTCGGCGGCGTCACCATGGCCATCCTCTGCTTTGGGCTGTGGGTGTATCTGATGCAGGTCGGGGTCGAAGTCACGGCCGCGCGGAACATCTTGCTGGCGTTCTTCGTGCTGATTCAGTTCTTTTATGTGCTGACCTGTCGTTCAGAAACCGAGTCGGCCTTTAGCATTTCCTGGCGGCGCAACCCAGTGCTGATTGGCGGGGCGCTCGTGGCGCTTGCCATTCATATCCTCTCGATGAACTGGTCGGTGACCCAGTCGGTGCTGCGCGTCGAGCCCCTGTCAATGGACAAGTGGCTTGGGCTGGGGGCCATGGCCACCATCGTGTTCATCGTGATGGAAACGTACAAGCGCTGGCAGCGGCTGGCCCAGGAGCGCGTGCGCACCCAGGAAGCCGCCATCACCACCTAG
- the bchU gene encoding bacteriochlorophyllide d C-20 methyltransferase BchU, producing MSNPLPATAERLTDVLDDALYEQYIRACDMTYRGTVDMFVLKAAYELGIFTQLAGQPQSVEALAAATGSRPNRLVKFTDMLIEMELLAKDADGALTLTPFARQFFLPPNPSNENLTMEPFVRYAITIMERYHVHLAKVIRGEMDFTALTPWPPKTREDSAFYEEIHRSNNHFVRNLLVAEADLDGVTHLLDVGGGNGDIAIALAKHFPGIERITLVNLPSALDIVRDNVAAHGLTDRITPVALDMYRDPYPACDAVLFARILYPFNAQVCAMLLGKAQAALPAGGRVLIADMLLRDERGLANYDYLAHFLTSVGVDPAMMTFKRQDEYFDVFQQLGFTDARKVERHGHVLYQARKP from the coding sequence ATGTCAAACCCGCTCCCGGCGACGGCCGAACGCTTGACCGATGTGCTCGATGACGCGCTCTACGAGCAATACATCCGCGCGTGCGACATGACCTACCGCGGCACGGTGGATATGTTCGTCCTCAAGGCTGCGTACGAACTCGGCATCTTTACCCAACTGGCCGGGCAGCCGCAGTCGGTCGAGGCCCTGGCGGCCGCAACCGGCAGCCGTCCCAATCGGTTGGTCAAGTTCACGGACATGCTCATCGAAATGGAGCTGCTCGCCAAGGATGCCGACGGCGCCCTGACGCTGACACCCTTTGCGCGCCAGTTCTTTCTGCCGCCCAACCCAAGCAATGAGAATCTGACCATGGAGCCGTTCGTGCGCTATGCCATCACCATCATGGAGCGGTATCACGTTCACTTGGCGAAGGTCATCCGGGGCGAGATGGACTTCACGGCGCTCACGCCCTGGCCGCCGAAAACCCGTGAGGACAGCGCATTTTACGAGGAAATTCACCGGAGCAACAACCACTTCGTGCGTAACTTGCTGGTGGCCGAAGCTGATCTCGACGGCGTCACCCACCTGCTCGACGTCGGTGGTGGCAACGGCGACATTGCCATCGCCCTGGCCAAGCATTTTCCGGGCATCGAACGCATTACCCTCGTCAATTTACCGTCGGCGCTCGACATCGTGCGGGACAACGTGGCAGCCCACGGACTGACCGACCGGATTACGCCGGTGGCGCTCGATATGTACCGCGACCCTTATCCGGCATGTGACGCGGTGCTGTTTGCGCGCATCCTCTACCCGTTCAATGCCCAGGTGTGCGCCATGCTGCTGGGCAAAGCCCAGGCGGCCCTGCCGGCCGGCGGACGAGTCCTCATTGCCGACATGCTCCTGCGTGATGAGCGTGGGCTGGCCAACTATGACTACTTGGCGCACTTTCTGACGAGCGTCGGCGTGGACCCGGCGATGATGACCTTCAAGCGGCAGGATGAATACTTTGACGTGTTCCAGCAGCTTGGGTTCACTGACGCCCGCAAGGTCGAACGGCATGGTCACGTGCTCTACCAAGCGCGCAAGCCGTAG
- a CDS encoding DUF1287 domain-containing protein yields MPARNRPPMRRQANPVAIISIGSLPQTWSWWMGMPYRLGLTLSLTLLQFGAAACSGDMRASPPAPVARPSERPLSPPVRALLASAREQTQVTTGYDPTYVKLAYPGGDVPAHTGVCTDVVIRAFRAAGVDLQVAVHEDMRRAFGAYPKRWGLTRPDPNIDHRRVPNLMVYFQRRGCAAAMSQQPADYLPGDVVAWDLGGGVPHIGLVTDDLASRTGRPLIIHNIGAGARQEDVLFAWRVIGHYRYFTP; encoded by the coding sequence ATGCCAGCCCGCAACCGGCCGCCGATGCGCCGTCAAGCCAACCCGGTCGCTATCATCAGCATCGGGTCGTTGCCCCAAACTTGGTCGTGGTGGATGGGTATGCCGTATCGCCTTGGTTTGACCCTGAGTTTGACACTCCTTCAGTTCGGCGCGGCCGCGTGCAGTGGGGACATGCGGGCCTCACCCCCGGCGCCGGTGGCCCGTCCAAGTGAACGTCCGCTTTCGCCGCCGGTTCGCGCCTTGCTGGCGTCGGCCCGCGAGCAGACGCAGGTGACGACCGGCTATGACCCGACCTACGTCAAGCTGGCCTATCCGGGTGGCGATGTCCCAGCGCATACGGGCGTGTGCACGGATGTCGTGATTCGCGCTTTCCGGGCGGCCGGGGTGGATTTACAGGTTGCCGTCCACGAGGACATGCGCCGCGCCTTTGGGGCGTATCCCAAACGCTGGGGGCTGACACGTCCCGACCCAAACATTGACCACCGGCGCGTCCCGAACCTCATGGTCTATTTCCAGCGCCGAGGATGCGCCGCGGCAATGAGCCAGCAGCCGGCCGACTACCTGCCCGGCGATGTCGTGGCGTGGGACCTGGGTGGCGGTGTTCCGCACATTGGGTTGGTGACGGATGACCTGGCGAGTCGCACCGGGCGACCGCTCATCATCCACAACATCGGTGCCGGCGCGCGCCAGGAAGATGTGCTTTTTGCCTGGCGGGTGATCGGTCATTACCGCTATTTCACGCCATAA
- a CDS encoding DNA-methyltransferase yields MTGSRIYLADNLDVLRALPAASVDLVYIDPPFNTGKVQQRTQLKTVRSADGDRTGFQGQRYRSLVVGTKRFSDVFDDYLAFLEPRLTEAHRVLAPRGSLYFHVDYREVHYCKVLLDGIFGRDCFLNEIIWAYDYGGRPKDRWPAKHDNILFYVKDPSNYVFNVDEIERIPYMAPGLVGPEKAARGKLPTDTWWHTIVPTNGAEKTGYPTQKPLGILRRIVQASSCPGDVVLDFFAGSGTTGVAALELGRRFILVDHNPEALAVMARRFAGVEGIEWIGYDPTPHQAVERQRAWCSVPSD; encoded by the coding sequence GTGACCGGCAGCCGAATCTACTTGGCTGACAACCTGGATGTGCTTCGGGCGTTGCCGGCGGCGTCGGTGGACTTGGTCTACATTGACCCGCCGTTCAACACCGGCAAGGTTCAGCAACGCACCCAGCTCAAGACCGTCCGCTCGGCGGACGGCGACCGCACCGGCTTCCAGGGGCAGCGCTACCGGAGCCTTGTCGTCGGAACGAAGCGCTTCAGCGATGTTTTCGACGACTATCTGGCGTTTCTCGAACCACGCCTCACCGAAGCCCACCGCGTGCTGGCCCCGCGTGGCTCCCTTTACTTTCATGTGGACTACCGCGAGGTTCACTACTGCAAGGTGCTCCTCGACGGCATCTTCGGGCGGGACTGCTTCCTGAACGAGATCATCTGGGCCTATGACTACGGCGGCCGGCCGAAAGACCGCTGGCCGGCCAAACACGACAACATCCTGTTCTACGTCAAGGACCCGTCAAACTACGTCTTCAACGTGGACGAGATCGAACGCATTCCGTACATGGCGCCGGGGCTGGTCGGACCGGAGAAAGCCGCTCGCGGTAAGCTCCCGACCGACACTTGGTGGCACACGATTGTCCCCACGAACGGAGCGGAGAAAACCGGCTACCCGACGCAAAAGCCCCTTGGCATTCTGCGGCGCATTGTGCAGGCGTCGTCCTGCCCCGGCGACGTGGTGCTGGACTTCTTTGCCGGAAGTGGAACGACGGGCGTCGCGGCGCTCGAACTCGGTCGGCGTTTCATTTTGGTTGACCATAACCCGGAGGCGCTCGCCGTGATGGCCCGCCGCTTCGCCGGGGTCGAGGGAATTGAATGGATCGGTTACGATCCAACCCCGCACCAAGCGGTCGAAAGGCAGCGGGCTTGGTGCTCGGTTCCATCTGACTAG